In Bacteroides cellulosilyticus, the genomic stretch TGTGATACTTCTCTGTCATTTCCGTTTGATGGGTGATTGATAACTTGATTATTAACGCGCAGTGATGCACATAAATTGAGAAGAAATAAATTATAAATTTGATGGCAGCAAGGTGTTCTTTACATCTGATACCCACTTTTATCACGGAAATAGACACTGTCTGGAATTTTGTGTAAATGGAAACAGGATTCACTTGTAAATTCTCTTATATCTGGATTCTGTTTTCAAATATAAGCATAAATTGGTTCATAATTTGAATCCCGTATTTTCCATTTACACAAAATATTCTATAGTGCCGAATTATACAATTTATTAGTGCTTCTCGTATAACACATGAGCAGATGTTTCTTCTTGTCGTATACCATCTTTTATCATAATAGGACGTGGTAAAACCTGTATCAATCTATTATAAACGCAGAAAGAAAAAGCAAGGTTGATGATAATACAGCAGGAATGCAGTCTATTAAGCAGTTAGGTGTTTAACTCATAATACTGCATAAGCAGAAAAAGGAGGTCCGCTAAAAGCTGCGAAAGACTTCAGTTCCCATATCGTTACTGATATAACAGGAACAAAAAACGGCACAACGGATTCTATTTCAGTAATTTGCACAGCTTTTCATACCTGAGGACAACTCGCTTGATATTAACTTTGTAACGATCAAAAAAGTATGGAAACGAGTATGGGCAGATCGACCTTCAAAATTCTCTTCTACGTGAAGAAGGGCAGCGAGAGAGCCAACGGCTATCTCCCCCTGATGTGCCGTTTTACGGTGGACGGCGAAATCAAGCAGTTCAGCTGCAAGCTGGACGTGCCCCCGAAACTTTGGGACGTGAAAACGGCACGTGCCACGGGCAAGAGCGCCGAGGCGCAGAAAATCAACGCGGCGGTTGACCGGATACGTGTGGGCGTGAACCGCCGTTACCAGGAACTGATGCTGTCCGACGGCTATGTCACCGCCGCCAGGCTGAGGGACGCCTGCCTCGGGCTGGGCGTGAAACGCGAGACGCTGCTGAAGCTCTTCGAGCAGCACAACGAGGAGTTCATCAAGAAGGTGGGACACAGCCGCGTGCAGGGAACATACAACCGCTACCGTACCATATACAGGCACCTGTGCGAGTTCGTCCCGAAAGTGTACCGCCGTGACGACATTCCCCTGAAGGAACTCAACCTGACGTTCATCAACAACTTTGAGTATTTCCTGCGTCCGGAGAAGAAATGCCGCACCAATACCGTATGGGGTTACATGATCGGGCTCAAGCACATCATCTCCATCGCTCGCAACAGCAGCGCGCTTCCCTTCAACCCATTCGCCGGGTACATCAACTCCCTCGAGAGCGTTGACCGGGGCTACCTGACGGAGCGTGAGATACAGACGCTGATGGAGGCCCCGGTGAAAAGCGGGACCTGCGAACTGGTACGCGACCTCTTCATCTTCTCTGTGTTCACCGGACTGGCATACGCGGACGTGAAGGCACTGACGACCGACCGGCTCCAGACCTTCTTCGACGGCAACCTCTGGATCATCACCACCGGCGCAAGACAAACACCGAGTCCAACATCCGCCTGCTGGACGTTCCCAAGCGTATCATAGAGAAGTACAAGGGGCTGTCCAAGGACGATCATGTATTTCCGGTACCGAGCAACGGCAGATGCAACACCATATTGAAGGAACTTGGCAGGCAGTGCGGTTTCAAGATACGGTTGGCCTATCATGTGGCCCGGCATACGAATGCCACCACCGTGCTGCTCTCGCACGGTGTACCCATCGAGACCGTAAGCCGTCTTTTGGGGCATACGGATTTGAAAACCACCCAGATATATGCGAGTGCGCCCAGAGTGGTCGCTTAATAAATACTTCTTTATCAAGAAGTTATGATTGGGTTCGATATAATCCTATCGTCAATCAGTTTATCCAAAGGGGAAACCCGATGGGGAGTGTAGCATACTGATTAAAGCTCCAAGTCCACTAATAGTCAAGTGGCGACTGAGGGGCAAGACGAAAAGACATACATAAGGATGAAGCCTTGATTGGTTGAACGATAGTTCGGTGGTACCAAATCTTGCAACAACGGAAGACTATTATACATACGTTGTTTCATAGTACTCTGCCTATTTTGTGCGTTAGTGCAGAGCATAAAGAACCGACTATGACACAGCCGCAATAAGCGGACAAGAACGAAAGTCGCATCCGACAGTATGACGTGCTAATAGTTATTAGGAGAACTAACTGGGGATTACCTAAGTCGGAACGCTGGAATAAACAGCTATAAAGAAAGCTTTTGAATATCCGATATGGTAACGGAACTTCCGTAGTAGTCCGAGCAAGGGAAAGCCTTGTACATGGCGAAGGGAAGTAGTCTGTAACTTTAATACAAACAACGGAAAACGTGAGAGGCGTATGAGAAATCCAGAGCAAGTATTAAACATTTTAGCTGGACACAGCAACGAGCCTGAGTATAAATACGAAAGGCTCTACCGTATTCTATTCAATGAACAAATGTTCTTTGTCGCCTACCAACGTATGTATGCAAAGCCGGGAAACATGACACCCGGCACAGATGGTAAAACAGAGGATGAAATGAGCATTGATAGGATAAACAAACTCATAGAGAGTATAAAGGATGAGACTTATAGGCCCAATCCTGCAAAGAGAATTTACATTCCGAAAAAGAATGGGAAGATGCGTCCGTTAGGAATACCGTCTTTTGAAGACAAATTGGTTCAAGAGGTAGTAAGAATGGTGCTTGAAGCCATATATGATGGACACTTTGAGTGGACATCGCACGGTTTCAGACCAAACCGAAGCTGCCACACAGCACTGAAAAGTCTACAAAACAATTTCAACGGTACAAAATGGTTCATTGAGGGAGATATAAAAGGCTTCTTTGACAACATAGCCCATGATGTGCTGATAGAAATAATGAAAGGTAGAATAGCAGATGACAGATTTCTTCGTCTGATACGGAAATTCCTCAATGCAGGGTACATAGAAGAGTTGCAATTCAACAAGACTTATTCAGGGACACCGCAAGGTGGTATCATAAGCCCTATTTTGGCAAATATATATCTTGACAAGTTCGATAAATACATGGATGAATATGCCGACAAATTCAATAAAGGGACAATAAGAAGTCGTAACAAGGACATTTGCAAACTCAACAACAGAGTACACTACCTAAAGCGTAGGATAAACGAAGTGAAGGATGCAAACGAAAGAACAAAAATGGCAGAAGAACTGCACGAAAAGCAGAAGCGGATACTAACAATGCCAAGTGGCAACGATATGGATAGAAATTTTCGCAGACTGAGATATGTGCGCTACGCTGATGATTTTCTAATCGGGGTTATCGGAACGAAAAACGAATGCGAGAAAATCAAAGCCGACATCACTAGGTTTATGCAGGAAAAGTTAAGGCTGGAGATGTCACAGGAAAAAACTTTGATTACAAATGCACAAGACAGCGCAAAATTTTTTGGTTACGAAATATATGTCCGTAAAGACTATGCCACAAAGAGAAACAGTAACGGAACAGTGCGCAGATACTTCAACGGGAATGTGATATTGCACGTTTCAAGAGAAGTAATCAAGAATAAACTGCTCAGCCTCGAAGCCATGAAAGTTGTCACCAAACACGGCAAGGAAACATGGGTGTCAAAAGACAGGGCTTATATGATTGACAATGAAGCGCACGAGATTGTATCTCAGTTCAATACCGAAATACGAGGGTTCTACAACTATTACTCAATAGCAAACAATGTATCGGCTTTGGGACGCTCTTTCGGTTGTATCATGAAGTTCTCCATGTACAAAACTCTTGCTCAAAAGCTGAATATGTCAGTGAGAAAAGTCATTGAAACATACCGTAAGGACAATCTCTTTGCCGTGCCTTTTGTAAACAAGGGAGGAGAAACCAAGTACAGGGTATTCTACAATGAGGGTTACGCCCGTAAAACGGATTGTGAAACAGCCCCAAGTGATAATCTGCCGTATATGTTCAAAACGCCATCGTTGAGTCTGATAGAAAGGCTTACAACAAAAACGTGCGAACTATGTGGCAAGCACGGAGAAGTGGTAATGCACCATGTCCGCACTCTCAAAGAGTTAAAAGGTAAAAATGACTGGGAACGCAAAATGCTCTATATGCACAGAAAGACTTTGGTCGTATGTGCGGAGTGTAACGCAAAAATCCAGAGCTGTGGTGAGTAAAATGATGTTACAGATGGAGAGCCGTATACATGGAGACGTGTAAGTACGGTTCGGGGGCAGGTAAACGAAAACCTACCGCTGTAAAGCGGAAAGGCGTTGTTTGCCGAGCCTACGGATAACCAACCAGAAGATCAGCAGCGACATGGAAATCCTGTCCCATAAGCTGGAAAAGATGGAGAAGGAGATATGCGATGCCATCTGAGGAAATGATATTTACGAAACGGACGATTTTTCTCCTTCCTCATCAAAGTTCGTCCGTCCCTGCGGGACTCCGCGTTTTCCCTTCGGTTTCCAGCAGAAAATTTCCGCATGGTGAAATTTTCTGCCGGAAAAACGCTCCGAAAACGCAGGGACGGACGTGAGGGGGATTCAGAAGGCGAAAACTGCGATCGACGTAGTGCATGTGCGACAAGGAAAAGAACTGTCCAGGAACCCCTTTTCATGCCGTACCCCGGCATGAGACCGCTTTTCTCTCCGACTGTGGGGAAGGCTCTCCTGCTCCCTCTGCATTGCATGTACGGGTTGTCCTGCCCGTATTCACGTCCGCCGGTATTGCCTGCCCTTTCCTTGGGAGAAACGGCTTACCGCAACGGGCGGTGTGGCACAGACTTTTCCGGATATGGAGGAACATTCTGGAAAAAGAATGGAAGACGGGCTATTATTTGGCTGTATAACAACAAAGTTGTATTTTTGCAAAAAATAATATTATGGCTATAACTATCAAGAACATTCCGGTTTTGGAAGGCGCTACGGCGGAAGATTTCGTACGCAGTGCAGACAAGAACGCTGCAAAGGTAACACCCCGGTTATCAGTGGCGGCAAAGAAACGGTTGCGAAAAGTATTGGAAAAGTCCCGTTCATTCCGGTTCAATTAACAGCAATGGACGGTATTTCTTTATATGATGATTGTGTCATGCTTGCCTATAACAAGGAAGTACGGAGGAATTGCCTTCCTTTCACTTGTGGCGAGAATGACCTTGATGATTTTTTCTCAATGATGCCGATCTGTATGCGGATGAACTCCTTGGAAAAACATATTGTTGGGTGACGACTGAAATTCCGCATCGTATTGTGGCCTTGTTTACCTTGTCCAATGACAGTATCAAGACCAGATTAATATCCCCAATGATAAAAACAGGCTGCAACGCAATATTGTAAATCCTAAACGTGGACGCAGCTATCCGGCCGTGCTGATAGGAAGACTGGGTGTCAACCGGGAATATCAGGGTACATCAAGCCACGTAGGACGGCAACTGATGGCTTTCATAAAGACTGGTTCCGTCACGAGGACAACAAGACAGGATGCCGTTTTATCGTGGTGGATGCATACAATGGGGAAAAGATTCTCGGGTATTATGAAAGAAACGGTTTCGTTCCACTCTATAAAACAGACGTGATAGAAAAGCAATATTATGATATTCCGCAAGATGAACCTTTGAAAACCCGTCTGCTGTATTTTGATTTGAAAAAGGACTGACATAATATTCAGTAAAATCCTTTGAGGTGACAACGGGTTCCAAAGACGGGCTGTCGCTACGATTGCCTGCCATATGACACCGGCCGTTTTCTTGATGGCGGGCGGTGGATTTATCGTTACATTTCATGGGCAGCCAATCCGGAATGACAAGTAATGCCGCACCTGTGGCATAATAGAGCATTATTTTGAAGGCGGAGGCTTTGTCCGGTTCTTCTTTTTCCAAGGTTTTCGTCGGATGTCTCCAAGTTTGCCACACTTATTTTAGAATAGTCCGCATTATCAGCCGGTTGCGAGTTTCAGTCTGCCGTTCCGATTCTCTTTATCGCATCGTAGCATGTCGTTGATATATTCCAAATACTTATCCATGAATGGGCGACTTATAATTTTGTCTCAGGCAAATATCGAGACGCACTCCTGAATAAAGTTCATGATTTAAAGGACTCCGTATTCCGGAAGGGGCAACGCACACGCATTTTTCCAACAGCCGACCTTCCTGTCACTTCCCTGTAATCCTCCTCAAAATCAACACTTCCGTATAAGCTGCATGAAAGCCCGGGCACGCTTCCTGTTTCCAATCCCATATCCGCTCCTTCTGCAATATCACATATTGCCGTTCTCTTTTCATATCCTTGAATATTTCTCCAAACATACCGAAGACAGAAAAACTGCATGGAATTTTAAATTTTCACCGGACAGGCAGTAAACAGAAGGAATCCGTCATCCTCATTTCTTGCGGCAAAAATAGTTGTTTTTCAGGCCGGTCCCGCAAGGCGGCCCTTCGGGCTGGTTGCACGTGAAAAAATCTTCCTCAGGCTTCGCGTGAGCGTATTTTTTCACGGCAAGCCTTGCCGGAGACCGCCGAAAAACAAACTGGAGGAAGCACAAGAAATAAGAATGCCTACCCGTGTAGGCCATGTATAACTCAAAAAATTATAAGGCTATGGCAGACAAGAGCGCAGAAAAGGAAAGACTGTTCAACGAGTGGTTCACAAAATCCTATGACAGATTGAGAGGGACGTTACGCCGGTACGGAATGCTGGACGAGGACAATTTCCATGACACCTACCTTTTCGTAAGAAGGCAGGTGCTGGTTCCCGGAGACATAACGGACTATGACGCGTATTTCATCGGATGCTACAAAAAGGCGGCCCTGGTAAAGATTAAAAGGGAGAACCGGTATGCACACCCTGAAGATGATTTCTTCCTCCGATGTGGCGAGGAGGCAGAATTCCTTTCCGAGGATGACCTGAACGGGTGCGAGAGGCTGGTTAAGGACATACTGCGTTTCGTAAGGCCGGATGTTCATGCTCCGGTTCTATGAGGCGCAATTCTCGTTCAAGGCACTGGCGGAATGCATGGGCGTATCGGCATCGGCCATATCGCAGAAAGTATACAGGATAGTGGACGCGGTACGTACCCACAGCGGTTTCGCATGGAGAAGCCAGATGCTGGCGGTGGAAAGCTTCATGTATTGAAAAAATCGTTTAACGGAAAAGTAAGAAAGTTATGGCACTGATAGTATACAACAGGGAAAACTCCCGTCCGCAGGAAGTCACATACAAGGGAAAGCGGACCATCAACCTTGACAGCAGGGGAACCGTCTATCTGTCAAAGACGATGTCAATCGAATTGGGAATCCTCGGCGGCGGACGGGTGAACTTCGCCCACGACGACGAGACGGGTGACTGGTATATCTGCCGGGCCGACGACAGTGAGGGGTTCATCGTCTGGAAGGACAAAAGAGGCGCAAGGTTCTCGGCGGGGTTTATCGTGCAGAGGCTCATGCGGCAGGCGAAGGTGGAGAGGAAGAGCGTGCAGTTCATGATGGCGAGGATGCCGGTGGAGATTGGCGGGGTGGCCTATTACAAGATACTGCTCTCGAACCCGATACTGAGATAGAGGCATGGGCCGGAGGAGTCCGGCTATATATGACATAACGGAAACAGGCGCATCCGACGGGACAGGAGCCCGGGGGATGTGCCTGTTTTTATGAGCCGCCATGTTTACGCACGGACATGCGGTTGTCACCGGCCGGCATAAGGTCACTTCGGCAAGACCGGGAAGCGGCATTGCCGGAGGATAATGATATCAGTACGGGATGTGCCGTCATTACGGGAACGGCCGTTCCACCGGTACACGAACGGCCCACCCAATTTCAGAATGACATAATAACATAATAAAATAAGGGCCTTTTTTATAACGGAATCCCCGTATCTTATTGCCATACCGGAAAAATGTTTCCATGTCCCGTCATGTTATGCCAATGTTGTCACCGGATCATAATTTATTATATACTTTTATATAGAAATGATAGAGGTTTGCTTCCCACATTTCTGTCCGGATAGATACGGTGTGTCCACCTTACATTAGAACCCCTGTGGTGATTAGCATCAGCAAACATACGTCTTATTTCTGCTTCTGTACATAGATAGTCATCTTCATGGCTTCTTCTGTAGGTATACTTACCTTTTCCTTGTTGTGATCCAAGATTTTTAAATGATTGATATTGCCTAAGGTTATAATAAATTTAATAGAATAGATATTAGTTTGTGATATTTGTAGAAATGATGCAAATAGATGAATCTTATTTGTGGATATGGATATTTAGTTATATATTTGTGGAAAAACAAATTGTATGATAGCAGAAATTAGATTTAAGAACATGTTCTCATTTAGAGACGAGGCTATATTAAGTTTTGAAGCTGATAGAAGTAAGGATATGGAATCATATCATGTTGTTGAATTGGGTGGCGGTGTGAGACTATTGAAAGTGGCTGTTATTTATGGAGCAAATGCTTCGGGTAAGAGTAATATTATTAAGGTTTGTGATTTTATCAAGTCATTCATTACTTATACTCCACTTAATAAGGCAGAACAAATTCAAATAGTCCCGTTTCTCCTGAATAAAACAAGTTCAAGGCAGTTATCTGAATATTCGATTTCGTTCTATTTGAAGAATGAGGAGAAAGCTGTTTGTTATATCTATTCAGTAGCTTTAGATAGATGGCACGTAGCAAAGGAAAGTTTAATTTATTATCCAAGTCAACAGCCTGCTACTATATTTGAAAGAAATACTGAAAATAACGTATCTGTTATTAAATTTGGACAGAAAATCAAGATGTCGCAAGCTGTCAAAGAGGAAATAACATTGAAGTGTTTGCATAATATGTCAGTTTTTGCTGCCTATATGCAGGTGAATACACATATTGTAGAACTAGAGAAGGTTCTTCAGTATCTAATCAATCAGGTTATGCCGGCTATTGTACCTGCATCATCTTTAAGTCGTTATGCCGAAGAATCAATCAAGAATGAGTTAGCAAAAGATTATATTTTGAGATATCTGCAGGAAGCAGATTTTAATATTTCAAATATTACTTCCAAAGAACAAGAAACGCATAAAGGGCCGATTAATTATACTATGTATCAGCATAAAGTTTCATCTGAGTATGGTAACAATGATT encodes the following:
- a CDS encoding reverse transcriptase domain-containing protein, translating into MRNPEQVLNILAGHSNEPEYKYERLYRILFNEQMFFVAYQRMYAKPGNMTPGTDGKTEDEMSIDRINKLIESIKDETYRPNPAKRIYIPKKNGKMRPLGIPSFEDKLVQEVVRMVLEAIYDGHFEWTSHGFRPNRSCHTALKSLQNNFNGTKWFIEGDIKGFFDNIAHDVLIEIMKGRIADDRFLRLIRKFLNAGYIEELQFNKTYSGTPQGGIISPILANIYLDKFDKYMDEYADKFNKGTIRSRNKDICKLNNRVHYLKRRINEVKDANERTKMAEELHEKQKRILTMPSGNDMDRNFRRLRYVRYADDFLIGVIGTKNECEKIKADITRFMQEKLRLEMSQEKTLITNAQDSAKFFGYEIYVRKDYATKRNSNGTVRRYFNGNVILHVSREVIKNKLLSLEAMKVVTKHGKETWVSKDRAYMIDNEAHEIVSQFNTEIRGFYNYYSIANNVSALGRSFGCIMKFSMYKTLAQKLNMSVRKVIETYRKDNLFAVPFVNKGGETKYRVFYNEGYARKTDCETAPSDNLPYMFKTPSLSLIERLTTKTCELCGKHGEVVMHHVRTLKELKGKNDWERKMLYMHRKTLVVCAECNAKIQSCGE
- a CDS encoding AAA family ATPase, coding for MIAEIRFKNMFSFRDEAILSFEADRSKDMESYHVVELGGGVRLLKVAVIYGANASGKSNIIKVCDFIKSFITYTPLNKAEQIQIVPFLLNKTSSRQLSEYSISFYLKNEEKAVCYIYSVALDRWHVAKESLIYYPSQQPATIFERNTENNVSVIKFGQKIKMSQAVKEEITLKCLHNMSVFAAYMQVNTHIVELEKVLQYLINQVMPAIVPASSLSRYAEESIKNELAKDYILRYLQEADFNISNITSKEQETHKGPINYTMYQHKVSSEYGNNDYYEFSELFESDGTIRTFGLAAQVQKILEKDAFLAVDEIESSLHPKLIEYIIERFLKESEQAQLLLTTHYDGLLGEEDLLRKDNVWFTEKNPDGSSVLYPLTDFKGLNRISSFQKAYKFGKFGAVPNL